One window from the genome of Scatophagus argus isolate fScaArg1 chromosome 13, fScaArg1.pri, whole genome shotgun sequence encodes:
- the napgb gene encoding N-ethylmaleimide-sensitive factor attachment protein, gamma b, with amino-acid sequence MAAQKINEAHEHIAKAEKCLKTSLTKWKPDFDSAASEYAKAAVCFKNAKQYEQAKDAYLKEAEYHTENKALFHAAKAIEQAGMMMKEQKKMPEAIQYIEKACMMYMENGTPDTAAMALDRAGKLIEPLNLEKAVDLYQKAAGVFENEDRLRQAVELLGKASRLLVRLKRLDEAAVALQKEKNMYKEIENFPMCFKKTTAQVLIHLHRGDYVAADKCVRESYSLPGYSGSEDCVAMETLLQGYDEQDEDQVYRVCNSPLLKYMDNDYAKLAISLRVPGGGGKKKKAAAAPQGGASGAPAAADEEEDEYEGGLC; translated from the exons ATGGCTGCTCAGAAGATAAACGAAGCCCATGAGCACATAGCTAAAGCTGAAAAATG CTTAAAGACAAGTCTGACAAAGTGGAAGCCTGACTTCGACAGCGCCGCATCAGAATACGCCAAAGCAG CCGTGTGCTTCAAGAATGCCAAGCAGTACGAGCAAGCAAAGGATGCTTATCTGAAGGAAGCTGAAtaccacacagaaaacaaggc GCTTTTCCATGCTGCAAA GGCCATTGAGCAGGCGGGTATGATGATGAAG GAGCAAAAGAAGATGCCAGAGGCCATCCAGTACATAGAGAAAGCCTGTATGATGTACATGGAGAATGGGACTCCTGACACGGCCGCCATGGCTCTGGACCGGGCTGGAAA ACTGATAGAGCCTCTAAACCTCGAGAAAGCTGTGGACCTTTACCAAAAGGCAGCTGGTGTGTTCGAG AACGAGGACCGTCTGCGTCAGGCTGTTGAGCTGCTGGGAAAAGCCTCCAGACTCCTGGTCAGGTTAAAAAG GTTGGATGAAGCGGCAGTCGCtctgcagaaagagaagaacatgTACAAAGAAATCGAGAACTTCCCCATGTGCTTCAAG AAGACGACTGCTCAGGTGCTGATCCATCTTCACCGAGGCGACTACGTAGCAGCCGACAAATGCGTCAGAGAAAGTTACAG TCTGCCCGGCTACAGTGGGAGCGAAGACTGCGTTGCCATGGAGACGCTACTGCAGGGCTACGACGAGCAGGACGAGGACCAGGTGTACCGTGTGTGCAACTCACCTTTACTGAAGTACATGGACAACGAT TACGCCAAGCTGGCCATTTCCCTGAGGgtacctggaggaggaggaaagaagaagaaggccgCTGCCGCTCCACAAGGCGGCGCCAGCGGGGCGCCGGCAGCTGCcgacgaggaggaggacgaatATGAGGGAGGCCTGTGTTAA
- the rab12 gene encoding ras-related protein Rab-12: MKMIDKYASEEAELLLVGNKLDCETDRIISRQQGERFASRISGMRFCEASAKDNFNVDEIFLKLVDDILSKMPLEVPNKELSNSVLSLQPEPEVPPELPPPRMRCC; this comes from the exons ATGAAAATGATAGACAAG TATGCCTCAGAGGAAGCAGAGCTTCTCCTGGTGGGGAACAAGCTGGACTGCGAGACCGATCGTATCATCTCCAGACAGCAGGGGGAGAGA TTTGCCTCTCGAATAAGTGGAATGCGCTTCTGCGAAGCAAGTGCCAAGGATAATTTTAATGTCGATGAGATCTTCCTGAAGCTTGTGGATGACATCCTTAGTAAG ATGCCTCTGGAGGTTCCCAACAAGGAGCTTTCCAACAGCGTCCTGTCTCTGCAGCCTGAACCGGAAGTGCCTCCGGAGTTGCCGCCTCCTCGCATGCGCTGTTGCTGA